The Oncorhynchus clarkii lewisi isolate Uvic-CL-2024 chromosome 12, UVic_Ocla_1.0, whole genome shotgun sequence genome segment tcagtttatgtctcagttgttgaatcttatgttcattcaaatatttacatgttaagtttgctgaaaataaacgcagtcgacagtgagaggacgtttcttttttttgctgagtttatgaatATGAAATTCAAATGACCAGAGCTCTCATAAAATCACTCCAATCCATGATTTAAAACAAGTCTCCACTACAATCTAGACAAAACCAAATCCCCAAAGCAACCTAAGCGAAATAGGTTTACTCTCTTgaataaaatgaaaaaaataaaacaataggcCTATGTGTTTAAATGAATATtgctgggggaaaaaaacattacatacacacaaacatatacacatcCAAACATGCAGCGATTTGCTGGTATGCAGTTTGAACGTGTATTTACGCAGTACAGACACATGGTGGTGTCAGTGCTGCATAGAGATACAGGCTTTCATCACATTACTCTCGACACACAGCAAAGAAGCCCAGCCCTTGTTTCTCCGAGCAGATAAGACACAACTACAGCAAGACTGCAACGCTGCAGCCACATCCAACTCAGTGCAGCCCAATCACTATCCATTTACCAGTACCAGTATAAATAAACTGGCCTCCTCATTTCTGTTGTAAGCGTTGAATCTTACATCTCTACTTAGACACTATTGATTTACAGGAGGTTGATGGGTGGTGGCGGAGGGGACAATGAGTTGGAAGTAAATATCACAATTGACAGGATTCAGGTTGAGTCCAGCGGACAAAACTGGTTGTAATTCTGTCTTTTGTGACGTCATAGGTTGTATTCTGATTATAATAAATGTTTGTCAATGTCTTGGTCAGCTAAAAGATGCCTTTAACTAATTATCGGACCAGAATATGACCTCTTTCCCAGACATCTTGGTATTGTCATAAACGAGATGAGGATTTTAACTGGTTGTAATCTGACATTTTTAGAACCAGAAAATGGCGTCATTATGGATTTACCACCCCAAAGTTTGCCCGCTGGGACTGCATGCTCACGGTCATACACCAACCAGGAGAACCGTGCCACCATTATAAGTCAATGATGTTCTGCTTTGTCTCATCACTACTGCATTCACGTCATCCATGTCATGCAAGGTAACGACCAGCACGGATGTCGAGGTGTTCAGTTCAAGACACTGAACCGCGTATTGGACTTGGAGAGTTTGAGACTACAAGAGCCATTGGGGTGCATCATACAGGTTATTGGAGACACATTTGAGGAGACAGATCTAGGGCAGACAGACCAAAAACACAAACTTGGCAACAGCATCTCCAGGCAAGGATGCCCTGCCCCCTGTAATGCCTTACCCATGCAGCTGTTTTCAGGGACTCAAAAGGGGCCAAGGTGCTATACAACTGTCCCTGACAAGCCCTAACCTTAAACCAGTGTCCCATTGCAGTTTAATGAAATCAAAGTTTTTAAAGAGATTAGGCCTTTATCTTGGCTTTCTGGGTGGTTGTGTTGCCCTCTAAAGAAAGTTGAAGCCAGTAAGATTTAGTCTCAGATGCTACTCTAGTCTGCTACTCTTTTCTATTGGTCTAATTGGGCTTATTGTATCCCAACTGTGCCTGGGgcccactgtacatacagtacacaacatAAACTCACATAATTTATCTAACAGATCATTCTCTTTTTAGGGAATGCCAAAGCACACAATAGTCCCGAGAGATAAACCTGGTAGATGAACCTGGTGAAAATACCCATCAGCCCATAGAAATCAAATAGATTCATAAATTTTACTTCGCTGGATCTTTCCTCATACTTTTGTCAAATCGTTTTGTGGAGAGCTCTATTGAGCGCACATTTAATTATGGTAAGTCCCTCATCGTTCTGGGTCATCTCATTTCAGGTCTGTATACTAAGGCTGTACTGTATCAATCCAAAGCCAGATTTAATGACGTCTGACGTGCACATTCCATTACTGTAAGGCATTTAGTCAGCTCAATGAGAGGACACTGGCTGACAGACCTGTGCTGCTGACAGCAAGTACACTGCGCTGCACCATCCACTCTGGTCTGAGTGGTCTGTAATCGTGACTCATTGAGAGAAACAATGGCTTTATTTGTGAGGGGGACTGGGTTGCTTGTGATACGATAAGGTCAGCAATTCTAATTTTCTAGAAAAGTCTAGGTTTTAAACAGACGTTGGAAACTTAGTGTATTGTGTTGGAATTGATTTGTATAGGGTAGAAATGCAGATCAAATCACAATGCTTGCCTTTACACTAGGCCAGTGTGGAATGAATCTGTAAAGGGCAACTGTATGAGGAATCTGTTTTGAAAGTTGTGTCTTTGAAAACTATGAAAACATTAAGCTTTAAGGGGACAAATGGCGGTGACCAGAAGTTAATGCAGTATCTCAAAGATATTTAGGCTTGATCCCAGCTTGAACCTCCACATGAACAGGTCATAAAACTATAAGAcctgttcatgtatagttttacATGTGATTTTGAATGTTTTCGCATTTGGAAAAATAAAAGGACGTTTCATAACGTGCTGCAACTGTAAGATGTTAAGACTTCAGAGAAGTGTTCCTACTTGAAAACATTATGTAGAGCGGGCTCTCATTTGTTATGTTGAATATGGTCACATGCATCATATACTTCAAGACTATAATTACCTCGGCACATTCATCTGATTTGAAATGTTGTTCCATTCACTTTGTTGATTTATTTAATGTTCCTGTATCAAATCAAGCGATAGCCTAACTGATTTAAAAGGAATCGAGTTGAAATATTGTTTACAAACTTACATAGCTTGTGCTACCATAATAAGAGAATATCAGAGAGTAAATTTAACAAAAATGAAGAAAGCCTGTAAACTCCTCAAACTTAAGTAACTATCTAGCTATAAACTAGTGAAGTCCTCATTTAATTTAAGTCTAGGAGGAGCAGAGAGTGGAGAAGGAATAGCCTTTATGTTCTGGCCAAGGCCATGATCTGGTTCTAACTGCGGGAAGACTCAAGACCAAACCATGAGTTCATCCTCAAGTTACTCACGTTACCACCTCGGGGGACATGCTTGAGATTGTCTTTGGAGCCACACCTAGACTGAACACTAGACAAGTCGATCTTCTTATGTAAAATTTGCACctggaagaggtagaggagaggcgaAAATATCACCTTTCTGGCAGGTTGCTGCAGCAGCTGCAAGGCTGCGATGTGGATCTTGCTGCTGACTGCTATTTAGACATTTACTTAAACCAGATTATCTACAAGATGGCCTCAAAGTTCAAGGTCGGTGTCTGCACCGCAGATACCAATTCAATAGCTAGATGTATCACCTTCAGAAGTTACAGGCATGAGGCAATGTCCTTATTTCACAGGTCAGGGATATCTGACATGCACTGATCTCAAAATAGTTACAGATCAATGATCAAGTGACCAGTCTTTATGGAAGTGTGTGGGTTCTGTACTGTAGGAGTTCGAAAATGGGTAATGTCCCTGTCTGCAGTCTCTTGACCGCCATGCCGTCTGTGTTACTCACATTGCCACCTCCTGGGGTATACTTGAGATTGGCTTTGGAGCCACACTTTGACTGAACGTTACTTAAATCCATCTTCTTCTCAACTATTTGCACCTGAAAGAGTCAGGAGGGAGAAAGTGTTCTTACAAACATCCAAGGAACTAATACGGAACAAACCTTTTTTTTTATTGTTCTGGACATATTCAACAAATACTGTAAAGCCATTTGTGATCACAACTCCAACATAAGCTTTGAAATGCCAATTACTGGAGTGGTACGTGGATTCCGGCCTGTGATAAACAACTCAAGCTTGGAAGAAAGATACCTAAGAAAAACAGCACCCAGGTTGTACATTTCAGGCCACTTTTCAGAAGTTCCTGGGTTTttcagaaatcccagttggaggACTTCCTGTTGGCAGATTCCCATCACCCCCTCTTCCTCTTACCATGGGTTTCTGAAAAACCTGCAAACTTTGGGAAGGTTTCTGAAATTCTTCAACCCTTACCATATcattaaaaaaatgaaagaaaACGGTTTCAAGCCCTACCCGTCCTCCACCAGGCGAGTGCTTGATGTTTTCCGTGGAGCCAATCTTTGACCGGACGTTCTTCAGGTCGGGCATGGGGGCGGCCAGGGGCACCGGACTGCGCCCCCTCATGGACCCAGGGGATTTAGGAGGGGTCCGCACCACCGCCACCTTCTTCACCTCCCGGCTGGCGGGGGACTTGGGTGTGCTGGGGCTGCTGTAGCCACTACGGTCTTGGGGCGTCTTGGGGGAATCAACTACAAGGATAGGAGAAACATAATCTAGGATTAGGTTATTTCAATCTATGTTTGTGCTCCTGTTTTCTGGAACAAGACCTGCAAAAGTTCAATTATTTGAAACTAGGCTCCGGTGATGTTTTGCTCAGCCTGTAGTTAAAGCCAAAATGCCCAGACACTTCTAGGtacatttttctctctccatcacgcCATTCCAAAGAGAGCAAAGGAAATGGTGGTGACACCATCTAACGTGCTGGGGATGCAAATGTAATTGTCAAGCTGTCACATGTTAGAGATGGCAAAGGTATCAAGCTGTTGTTAGAGTTAGAACCTTTTTCAATGGGGATATGGAGTCTGACCATATCCTTATCATGCCCCCTCATCTCTGCTCACACTCCATGTGTTAACCTCTCTCGAATTGGGGGACTCTCAATGGATTAATGGTGATTGCGCTTCATGTGCTCCCATTGTAGGCACTGCTGTACGAGTTTAAAGGAACACATTGAGAGTTGACCATCTGTTGAACATGTCCTGAGTACTGACTGACCTCCAGCAGTGGTCTTGGTCTGCATCCTGGTCCCAGCACCCTGGGGTTTGGCACCTGGAGTCCTGGTGCTGGCGGTCTTCCCATCTCCAGTCTGGAAACCAAACAGCACAGTTACTTCTAGAATGGAAAAACTAGAAACTACACAACAAGCGATGAACCGGTGTTGAAACAAAAGACTCCGGACTAATTTGGGAAAGAACTGACTGAGTGTTTGGGGTTTAGGGAGAGGCATTGCATAAGATCATTCAACACCATGGAACTTTGAGGTATTCATGTCATAATGCCATTGAGCATTATGAGCCTATGGATAGGCTGGCCTGAGCCTGGGATCGTGGTCAAAGTTGAGACCTGTCCATGTGTGTTACTTACCCTTGGCCTGGGTTCTCTGGCTCTTGCACTGCCTGGACTGGGTTTAAATATTGAGCTGGGCCTGCTAGTGTTGCAGGCTGGGGCAGAGGAAGAGGACCAAGGCTTTTTGTTGGGGGTGGTTTGGACCGAGGAGGGTCGTTTGGGGGTGGATGCTTTGACAGGTGTGGTGGCGTTGGGTGTCTTGTGACCAAAGGTGGTAAAAAAAGTGTTATGAAACACAAAGGAAAAGACCAAAGTGAAAGCAAACAACATTTAAAGAAATGCATTACGATGGTGGAACTTAACAAAAACCTATAAGCGATATAGACAAACAATTAAAACCAATATAagccatttttaaaaatgtaaacagTAAAAATCTTAAATTCAATATGTCAAAAAGTGTGTGTGATTGGTGAATGGCTTTACATGCAGATATGCTGTACTTCAATTGCAGAGCAAAACCGTTCGTTTTTTAGGGCATTCAGTTGAAGGCAGATGGTTGATGCAAAAGTTTCTGTCAAATTTGAGCCAACATGTTTGGAACCTCCTTTGCAGCTGTAAAGTGAAGCACTGAGACGCAGCAGGCATCGATATATCTCAAGATCACTCCAGAGGTCAGACCTCTGGTCCACACATCAATTATCACCTACCTTTTTCTCAGCTGCTTCTTTCCCAGCCCCTGCACTGGCCTTGGCTGCAAGAGAGGGTCAAAGAAGGGGACTGAGAGTCAGTGCTAATATCATAGTCCGGTCTAATCAGCAACTTTGAGACCTCGCTGCACTAGGCTAGGCTAACTCTCTGAAGCTAAATTGCCTATTCATCCCAGGCATGAAAATGCTAACGGACGATGCGTGTTAACTACTCTAGTTGCTGTATCCGGATGCTTTAAAGTAGCTTTTGGATTTCATAGTAATTGTCAGCACACTGAAATGAATTGCCAGAAAGTACATTTGCCATAAACTTTTATTGAACTTTAATTTGAAACTTGCCCCAGATTCGAAATGATCTGCGTATTGACATTACACTGCGTGGGGAGGTTTAAGCACAGTAAGTCTTAAGAGTTTCAAAAATAAGTAAGAGTTTCAAAAATGAAGCCTCTTGGCCTGATCCCCCGAATCAGTCCACTCAGAGAATCAGAGATAATACACTGTCTGGGACTAGGCTAAtcatttgaggggggggggggggactaaattAGTTTTAGGGCCAATGAATGTGGTACAGACAACTGCTTAGAAACCGTCCTTTTTATTTAACGTCAGGCCTGCATGTTATTGGATAAGCAGGAAATTGAGTCTCCGTGATGACCGTGATGCTTGCAAATGGTTAGTTAGGAGATAAACATTATTGCCTGCCTATCAATGGCTGTATTGAAAGAGTGGGTGGTTCCCATTAAACTGATTCACTATTTACACTCCAGTAATCATTTAGAAAAGCTTTTACAGAAAATGTACCTTTGAAACGGGAATCATTTCCTTATCATGCAATGTGCAAGTGCTTATCAGCCATTATCTGATCATTACTGACAATTAGCAATGTAGGCAACCTTAAAGATGATTAGCATAAAGAGAACCAGTGATCCATCTAATGATAAGTAGTGTGTAGCAAATACACTCTGTGAGAGACCACCTGCACTGCAGGGGAAGATAGTATGCATGGATGCTTACATTAAACCTGACAAACAGTGCTGACTTACACTTTTCTGCTCATTTAATAGACAGGAAACAGTAGccagagtgtggtgtgtgtgtgtgcatacacgtGTGAACCataccatgtgtgtgtgcatacacgtGTGAAccataccatgtgtgtgtgtgtgtgcatacacgtGTGAACCAtaccatatgtgtgtgtgtgtgtgtgtgtgtgtgtgtgtgtttcagaagaCGGGAGGTGGAAGGAAAGGTGACCCATAAATACACAGTCACGATGATGTGATGTTGCACACCCAACAGACATGCAAGTGACATGCAAAAGGGGCTGACGGGTGGAAAACATTGCCAGCAAAAATAATTTGGGCACAGGAGGGTTAGTGACCTAAAACAGGGGCTggaaacacagacagaacacagaccaaacacagagaaaagagaaagCTCAAAAGAGAACGAAGTGAACAAAGAAGAGACTAGAAAGAAACCGGCGGTGGTGGTGGCGGCGACAAGCAGTCCGTTTCATCAACCGAACACGTTCACATTTTGCGTTTTGTGCATGTTTTTCAGAAAGGGTGCTGCTTTATTGTGTTGCTCTAGTAAGAAGAAGAGAATATCTGAGAGaaaagaaaggaggaggaggtggagaggtgggaTTGATAAACTAGAACAGAAAACAGACCTTTCAGCTGGGCACCTGGAGCATTTGCTTTTCCGCCAGGTGGGGCGGCATCTTTTGAGGGTGCTTTCAGAGATTTAGCTGCGGTGGTCTTGGGGGGAGGGGCAACAGCGTTAGCGGTCACTTTTCTGACCGGGCCTTTGGCTGCTGTAGGAGCACCTCCTTTGGCATCACCTTTGGGGCCACTAGCAGGCTTGCCAGGCTTAGTTTCTGCAGGTTTGGCTTCTGCAGGTTTGGCTTTGGTCACCGACTGAGCTGCCGTCACCACTTCGATGACGTCCTCGTTTGCCGACTGCAGGTATTGGCCTTGAATGTCCTTTGAGGTCTTCACATCATCCTTCTGGACAGGCTCAACCTCCATCTGGGGCACAGCAATCATGGGCAGGGGACTAGCTACCTTCTCCTgcacctcttcttcctcctgcACCTTCTCCTCAGTCTCCTGCTCCACCGCATCACGGGCATCTGGCTGGTACTCGATGAGAGGAGACTGGTCCTTGGTCCGGTTGGCTGCGGTGCTAGGGGAGAAGGGAGATTCATGGTCGGCCCTGTTGGAGTCAGGGCTCTTGCTCTCTGGGGGGGTCTTGTCTGCTCCGTTCTGCAACCCTGCAGGGATGCCCTGACCAGGGGGGTGTCCCTCAGGCTCCGTGTAGTCAAAGGATAGGACGCGCTGCTTGGCTTCCTCCGGGGTCATGGCAACGGGAATGACAGGGGTGCAACCTTCATCTTTCTGCTGCTCTTCCTCTTCTGAGCTGACCTCACGCCGTGGCCTCCTGCGGATCGTTGacacctctgttctctcctcctcttcatcctcgtCGCTATCCTCCTCTTTTTCTTCATCCACCTGCTCTTTCGTCCCCTCCTTTTCCATGAAGAGAGGGCTCTGAGGCTTCCCAGGACTGATCCCGTCTTCATAGGCCGAGGTAGgagcctccttgctctcacataCGTCCTCCTCATCCTCGTCCTCAGACCCAGAGTCGCTCAGGCTGTGGCCCACAGAGACCTTGTCTGACGAGCTCCTCTTCATCTCAGACCCCAGCGAGTctggggagaagagccttggagTGTCCCTCTCGATTGGGGCTTCAGGGGCTGAAGGAGACGCCCAGGGGCTCACCGACCCAGCCCGCTCCCCGTCTTCGTTCCCGCCGTCGGCAAAGCCGGACCTGCTACTGCGGCCGCTCTCTGTGGCAGGACTGACGCCTTCTGGTGTGGGGCTGAGCGATGCAGTGAGCTCCTCTGGTGTGGTGGGAACCGGGAAGCAGAACGATAAGGGACAGAGGGGATAGATCCACAGCAGGACTGTGGTGTTAGAGACACTTACCTCCTCCTCAGAGACACACATTCAACACCCAACAAAAATAACAGAAATAAAGGGAAAGAAAGAATCGAAAGGAAAGAAAACAACCACTGAAGGAGCAGGAACACAAAACAAAGGGCAAaggaacctttttttttttttttgctggcaTCAACAGGAACAACAATGAAACATCAAATATATCAACTGCAATTATCTGGATCGTTTTGGTACCTAAATCTTGAGAGCTGTAGGTGTTTTTATAAGAAGCTCCGTTTGCAAATCACATTCAATGCAGTTGCAAACGTTTTGCTTCCATGTTTCTAGCAGAAAGGATGGGTAGACTACACAATGAGCGCTATGAACTATGTATGTAGCTGTGGGTTCATAAAAAGCACCTAACAGCTCAGACACTAAGCCCTCAACTTCtgcctgaaaaaaaaaaaaaaagaaatcaacCAAAATGCACAACAGAAGTCAAAGCAAAGCTGTACCATATCAATACAagataaattttttttttttaaagtctcatTCAACACAGTACTCACAATGACCCAACAGCTCTGAATTTCTCTCGCTCTTGGATCGTTGTGATATATGAAATTGCAATGGCGATGAATCAACGCTAGTCTGGCTGCCAGATTGTTTCCTTTGCAAATGGGCCTTGCGGCGGGGGAGGGTTTTCTGGCTGCTAGCCCCACATACAATACATCATGGTTTCCTCCTTTAAAAAAAGGGGGGAAACTGCAATTGCTCCATCTTTTTCTGGACTTATAAATGATAtctacccattgattcttgaagaatataacttttgCCTCGATCTTAGTTCAAGCGTCATTATCCCATCAGAACCCGAAATAAGCTTGTTTAACTCCAATTGTTTGTAACGTTAAACAAATTCAAATGTAAACAAAGCATGGTTAAAAACTATAGCTATGGTGTGGTATCACTCAGCGTAAGAACCATTCTGAAATCCTTAAATGATCGACCTTGCACTTGAAATCAAACTCCATCACCCACTTAAGATGAATACATTTCAAGGATCAATATAAAAATTGGGAATCTAAAGCGTGAAACATTCCAATGAGACAGTGTCCTCTGTTCTACAATGCACACGCCGTGGTACTACTATAATGGTGATTGAGATGAGTTGCGGTTCAAATCAATACTGGAGATTGTCCATTACATCTCCATGCTAAACCCGATCTCGGTTTTCAAATTGGTATGAGAGCTATTGGGATGATTAtttgaaaatgtaataaaaaataaaaaaaatgtaaaagacgTTGACGATGATTTGATACAGAATATGCATGGATGGTAGTCGGTCTCAAAAACTCCACTTCCTCATGGCTACATGTGGTCTGAGGAAGAGAGATGGTCAGATGGGCATTGCGGTTATACCTTGACCTGTAGCAGTCATCCCTCTGGTAGCTGCGTGGCCCAGGGTTcgatggaagaggaagaagaagaggaagaggaagaagacaaAGGGGGGAAAAAGGGGGTCTTCATTAGACTTTCTACAGGCACCGGTCAGCTGATCTCCAACATACAGCGAACACTCACACAAGTATGATCAAACTGaacagcacgcacgcacacacacacacacacacacacacacacacaagccaccTGCCAAAATAAATCCTCTCGTCTAAAGCTCGCTAAAAGCGCTAAGTTACTCTCGGTCATGTGCAAGTGTAGTTTCGGGGACAGTCACGGCTGCCCTACACCACCTATCTGTCgatctacagtgtcttcagagagaattcacaccccttgacttatttcacattttgttgtgttacagcctgaatttaaaatggattcctttgaggtttttattctctcactagcctacacacaacaccccataatctcaaagtggaattctgtttttcgaaatgtttacaaattcaaTCAAAATAAAGCTGAAtggtcttgagtcaataagtatttaaccatTTTGTAATGGcacgcctaaataagttcaggaggaataatgtgcttaacaagtcacattttttgcatggactcactctttgtGCAATAATGGTgtataacatgatttttgaatgactacctcgtaTCTCAGTGCCCCACACGTAAGGTAAGGTTCATTatactttggatgatgtatcagtACACCCAGTCACCACAAAGATGTTCGTTCTTCCTAAATCAGTTGCTGAAGAGGAagaatggtgactttaaaacggttacagagtttaaaaaaactgaggatggatcaacaacattgcatttactccacaatactaacctaactcagagtgaaaagaaggaagcctgaacagaataaaactattccaaaacatgcatcctgtttgcaacaaggcactaaagtaagcCAAATActgcaacaaacaaacaaaaaagtatcctgaatacaaagtcttgtgttgtattggatttgccccaaacacattactgagtaccactttcaatattttcaagcatagtggtggctgcatcatgttatggttatgcttgtaatcattaaggactggggagtttttcaggataaaaaaaaagaaaatgtaatggagctaagcacaggcaaaatcctaaaggaaaacctggttcagtctactttccaacagacattgggagatgaattcacctttcagaaggacaataacctaaaacacaaggccaaatctacactggagttgcttaccaagaagacagtgaatgtgtggccgagttacagttttgacttaaaatctACATGAAAATATattgcaagacctgaaaatggttgtctagcaatgatcaacaaccaatttgacagtgcttgaagaattttgaaaagaagaatgggcaaatattgcacaatccaggtgtggaaagctcttagagacgtacccagaaagacacacagctgtaatcactgccaaaggtacttctacaaagtattgactcaggggtgtgaatacttgtgtaaataagatatttggGGATTTTATTCTCAatcaatttgcaaaaatgtcatcaACAAAAAATATTCACTGTCATTATGAGCTAGTGTGTGGAGATGGgtgaatgcaggctgtaacataacgtggaataagtcaaggggtaagaatactttctgaaggcattgtacctAACATTTTCTggggtgagggtggggggggttaGCATATACGTTAATAAGAAATGCTTATCCGCAAATTCCGATTTCAGGAAAGCTTGATGATTCCTCCATGTCAACCATTGACAGTTCTCAGTCTGCAAGCTCAGCATCATCTAAGTGGCTATAAATGATTTTGCCTACAGCTAATAGGGCAGTCAGAGTCACTGAACCCCAGTTAGGGACTAAAGCACCAGACACATGCACCATGGTCCTTGTATTGCAGTTGGCTATCCTGTATTGACAAGTGTAACTTACGGACTATTGCTGGTAGCAGACATACAATAGACTCAGTGAAAGGAACATGAGGCCCTACAATGTAGGCCTAAATCTAGATATCTAGCCTTGTTCTCTTGTCCTGCGGTATATTGCTCATGCCATGTGGTTCAAGGAAGGTTTGGAGGAAGTGAACTAATTACATTACGCACGTAGTTCTATTCATGGAAATTGCTCAATCTTTCATGTTTTCGTGGACAGAGGTTAGAGCCAAAGCTCGTCTGTAGTGCACAGCAGAGTAGACACTGTGGTATCTATAGCTGTGGGCTACCGTTGAGAACACAACCACCAAAGTGCCTTTTGTCCTTCTGGCAATACCATAAATCATTGTTGAATAAAGGCCCACTGACAGTTGAGAGACCTGGAGTCACTGAGTGAGTAAGTAGCTAAAAACGGGCTATAACACCACGGACGCAATTATACAAAGCATTATGAACCCCATGATCATCACGTCCCTATGGTAAATGAACCGAGTGTGAAGATGAATGAAGTCCATGACATCAATCCTACGAGCCATGTTTAAAATGCTCCGGGGTGACTAGCTATGGCTCTATAGGGACTTGGGGGTTCAGCCTTCTGTTGCCATGGCGCCACCGTGCTGACCAAGGCCACAGCACCAGTTAAGTGGTGACCATATTGACCCATTAgcccagaacccccccccccccccccccccccctttcactTATTCTGAGGTTGGCCCGTTggccgtgactgggagagagCATGTTACTGCAGAGTGCCACTTATACAACAGCGTTATCGGATACAAAACCACAAGGGTTCTTAACTTACTGACCGCCGGCCGGGGCAATCTAAATACAGGAAGCTTACGTCCACGGTCTTTGTCATGACAACAGCCTAAAACTTCATGAACACAAGAGCCACAACTCTAGGCCCGATACCTAATGCTACgatctgtgggggggggggggggggggggggggggggggggggggtggctgtgTGACCTGAATAAAAAGTGTTCTGAAAAGCCTCAACAACAAGAAAGGCGTCTGCAATCCATGATATTTCCTGCTTCTGTTCAGAAATTGCATGTTTTTACTATGAATGATTATGCCATGCTTCTGAGTTCTGTTCTGGTATAATAATTCATAATAAAAACATGCAATTTCTGAACAGAAGCAGGAAATATCATGGATTGTTGAGAGTCCAGCAGCAGGGGAGCAGCAGAATCATCCTTAAATCCTGACAAGAGATTTCATTAAAAATGCATTAGGAAGGAAAGGCAGACGCCCTCAGAAGAACTgacctttgtctgtagaaatgagagagagagcgagagagagcgagagagagcgagagagagcgagagagagactattTTAAAAGAAGCATTGGTTGTAGATGGTGATTACGGAAACTGAAAACTggatgaagagaagagaggaaaacgGAGGAAAAGCACATCATTTAGGGGGATTTAAAGGCACTCAGGGGTATATATGAAAAGTGAAGCAGGCAGCTGTGAAGCAAGAAG includes the following:
- the LOC139421068 gene encoding microtubule-associated protein tau-like isoform X12, giving the protein MDQHQDFNSSLDGHATVQFNSGETMASAALANMTLKEPQNQQEVKKPNGMPDAHMGPGGMEATRGMTATGQEELTASLSPTPEGVSPATESGRSSRSGFADGGNEDGERAGSVSPWASPSAPEAPIERDTPRLFSPDSLGSEMKRSSSDKVSVGHSLSDSGSEDEDEEDVCESKEAPTSAYEDGISPGKPQSPLFMEKEGTKEQVDEEKEEDSDEDEEEERTEVSTIRRRPRREVSSEEEEQQKDEGCTPVIPVAMTPEEAKQRVLSFDYTEPEGHPPGQGIPAGLQNGADKTPPESKSPDSNRADHESPFSPSTAANRTKDQSPLIEYQPDARDAVEQETEEKVQEEEEVQEKVASPLPMIAVPQMEVEPVQKDDVKTSKDIQGQYLQSANEDVIEVVTAAQSVTKAKPAEAKPAETKPGKPASGPKGDAKGGAPTAAKGPVRKVTANAVAPPPKTTAAKSLKAPSKDAAPPGGKANAPGAQLKAKASAGAGKEAAEKKTGDGKTASTRTPGAKPQGAGTRMQTKTTAGVDSPKTPQDRSGYSSPSTPKSPASREVKKVAVVRTPPKSPGSMRGRSPVPLAAPMPDLKNVRSKIGSTENIKHSPGGGRVQIVEKKMDLSNVQSKCGSKANLKYTPGGGNVQITHKKIDLSNVQSKCGSKANIHHKPGGGNVEIKSEKLDFKVQSKIGSMDNVGHVAGGGGRKIESHKLSFRETAKARTDHGAEIVPVEIIAGGSPARLLSNVSSPGSQNMTETPPLSMLADQVSASLAKQGL
- the LOC139421068 gene encoding microtubule-associated protein tau-like isoform X4, producing MDQHQDFNSSLDGHATVQFNSGETMASAALANMTLKEPQNQQEVKKPNGMPDAHMGPGGMEEDLLELASELKSQPPAPVSEVSVSKSALSATRGMTATGQEELTASLSPTPEGVSPATESGRSSRSGFADGGNEDGERAGSVSPWASPSAPEAPIERDTPRLFSPDSLGSEMKRSSSDKVSVGHSLSDSGSEDEDEEDVCESKEAPTSAYEDGISPGKPQSPLFMEKEGTKEQVDEEKEEDSDEDEEEERTEVSTIRRRPRREVSSEEEEQQKDEGCTPVIPVAMTPEEAKQRVLSFDYTEPEGHPPGQGIPAGLQNGADKTPPESKSPDSNRADHESPFSPSTAANRTKDQSPLIEYQPDARDAVEQETEEKVQEEEEVQEKVASPLPMIAVPQMEVEPVQKDDVKTSKDIQGQYLQSANEDVIEVVTAAQSVTKAKPAEAKPAETKPGKPASGPKGDAKGGAPTAAKGPVRKVTANAVAPPPKTTAAKSLKAPSKDAAPPGGKANAPGAQLKAKASAGAGKEAAEKKTPNATTPVKASTPKRPSSVQTTPNKKPWSSSSAPACNTSRPSSIFKPSPGSARAREPRPRTGDGKTASTRTPGAKPQGAGTRMQTKTTAGVDSPKTPQDRSGYSSPSTPKSPASREVKKVAVVRTPPKSPGSMRGRSPVPLAAPMPDLKNVRSKIGSTENIKHSPGGGRVQIVEKKMDLSNVQSKCGSKANLKYTPGGGNVQITHKKIDLSNVQSKCGSKANIHHKPGGGNVEIKSEKLDFKVQSKIGSMDNVGHVAGGGGRKIESHKLSFRETAKARTDHGAEIVPVEIIAGGSPARLLSNVSSPGSQNMTETPPLSMLADQVSASLAKQGL